A single genomic interval of Danio aesculapii chromosome 5, fDanAes4.1, whole genome shotgun sequence harbors:
- the arrdc3a gene encoding arrestin domain-containing protein 3a — protein sequence MVLGKVKSFIVSYDCLNDSNVPVFSSGDSVSGRVIIEVTGEIRVKSLKINAKGFAKVRWTESRNAGSSTAYTQNYTEEVEYLNHRDILIGHERDDDNSEEGLTTIHSGRHEYAFSFELPQTPLATSFEGKHGSVRYWVKAELHRPWLLPMKTKKEFTVFEHIDINTPLLLSPQAGTKEKTLCCWFCTSGPISLSAKIERKGYTPGESIQIFAEIENCSSRMVVPKAAIYQTQTFFAKGKMKEIKQLVANIRGESLSSGKTETWNGKMLKIPPVSPSILDCSIIRVEYSLMVYVDIPGAMNLSLNLPLVIGTIPLHPFGSRTSSVSSQCSMTMSWLGMPLPERPEAPPAYAEVVTEEQRQSCLEVSPGRENFDGPLFAYIQEFRFRPPPPYSEIDPHPDQATSTAEQRLDTCPSR from the exons ATGGTGCTAGGAAAGGTAAAAAGCTTCATTGTAAGCTACGACTGTCTTAATGACAGCAATGTCCCTGTTTTCTCGAGTGGGGACTCAGTCTCAGGAAGAGTTATTATCGAAGTCACCGGAGAGATTCGGGTGAAGTCACTTAAAATAAACGCAAAAGGATTCGCTAAAGTTCGTTGGACAGAATCACGAAATGCTGGATCCAGCACTGCCTACACTCAAAATTACACAGAAGAAGTGGAATATCTCAATCATAGAGACATCCTAATTGGCCATGAAAGAG ATGATGATAACTCCGAGGAGGGACTCACCACTATTCATTCAGGAAGACATGAGTATGCATTCAGCTTTGAGCTTCCACAAAC ACCTCTGGCTACCTCATTCGAAGGAAAGCACGGCAGTGTGCGCTACTGGGTAAAGGCTGAGTTGCACAGGCCGTGGCTTCTGCCCATGAAGACCAAGAAAGAGTTCACTGTCTTTGAACACATCGACATCAACACTCCTCTTCTGCTG TCTCCCCAGGCAGGAACTAAAGAAAAGACTCTATGCTGCTGGTTTTGCACCTCAGGTCCAATTTCCTTAAGTGCCAAAATTGAACGAAAGGGTTATACTCCAG GAGAGTCCATTCAGATCTTCGCTGAAATTGAAAACTGTTCCTCGCGTATGGTTGTGCCAAAGGCCGCCATTTACCAAACACAGACCTTCTTTGCCAAAGGGAAGATGAAGGAGATCAAGCAATTGGTGGCCAACATCCGAGGAGAGTCTCTTTCTTCTGGCAAGACGGAGACATGGAATGGAAAGATGCTGAAGATTCCCCCTGTATCGCCCTCCATCCTGGACTGCAGTATCATAAGAGTGGAGTATTCACTTATG GTGTATGTTGATATCCCAGGAGCCATGAACCTGTCTTTAAACCTGCCCCTGGTGATTGGCACCATTCCTCTCCACCCCTTTGGCAGCCGTACATCTTCTGTGAGCAGCCAGTGCAGCATGACCATGAGCTGGTTAGGCATGCCCCTCCCAGAAAGGCCTGAAG CTCCTCCAGCCTATGCAGAGGTGGTCACAGAAGAGCAGAGGCAGAGCTGTCTGGAAGTTTCGCCAGGGCGGGAGAACTTTGATGGCCCGCTCTTCGCCTACATCCAGGAGTTCCGCTTCCGCCCTCCCCCACCCTACTCTGAG ATTGATCCACATCCAGATCAAGCCACATCAACTGCGGAGCAGAGGCTCGACACCTGCCCATCACGCTGA